One Archocentrus centrarchus isolate MPI-CPG fArcCen1 chromosome 14, fArcCen1, whole genome shotgun sequence DNA window includes the following coding sequences:
- the c2cd2 gene encoding C2 domain-containing protein 2 isoform X2, with product MSDLESSSSYFGLEDPRWLCMVTLFIASLVTLILYFIQYFQHKIVGNKQGAAEEDNAAAEEEEAAALLGWALSLKSWKSQWRRAWCRALNDETRKREGAFLLTFEEDGLEASDLRVSKVSSFQKSASNKAAYCSVVGEKLQFCLSAAPTAMATADPWKYTVCIAPLELQLHLRMQEAKDEVKVSWEVSHLEMEELQVKPTFTQDNANSCSVAAIKEQLRQLLCVTHPSVLLSCRPAQASEVKEPHNKVASPPKPPRAHDWKLLVKNIRVTLDQEEDAAGSVNPLCVLQLDDPPQRFNTSVLKKTTSPAWDQPFIFELNGRSKELSIQLMNNEQPPEDSLLGQVLVPVDLVKKHPKGQQTFALKTKDVVTGSLTTDFTYLEPSEVRSWQPPTPASNKRVEMDRTVMPCGTVVTTITAVKSKPGRPLPLNIDSAQKAVVNKSKLVERRVSEQVSMLGGTVSKALSSSDTELLMLNGADPVAEAAIRQLHQSAKQKLKSPVKKSTIIISGIAKTPLSQDDELALMAGYAAAMDASMSESSSTQDVTTAIASGTSSPPDTSELQEAPRGEGRPPEDWESQTGEEQDNTSLSMCVSEASCKKSREESSAKHALCRDEQLPAEECQALLPTASPAQRPGNEPVT from the exons ATGTCCGACTTAGAAAGTTCCAGTTCATATTTTGGCTTGGAGGATCCGCGGTGGCTATGTATGGTCACATTGTTTATCGCTTCCCTGGTTACTCTTATACTGTATTTCATACAGTACTTCCAACATAAGATTGTAGGAAATAAGCAGGGAGCAGCAGAAGAGGACAATGCTGCggcagaagaggaggaagccGCCGCTCTGCTGGGATGGGCGCTGTCACTGAAAAGCTGGAAGAGTCAGTGGAGAAGAGCTTGGTGCAGGGCTTTGAATGACGAGACAAGGAAGCGAGAG GGTGCCTTTCTGTTGACATTTGAAGAGGACGGCCTTGAGGCGTCGGACCTCAGGGTTAGCAAAGTGTCCAGCTTTCAGAAGTCTGCCAGCAACAAG GCCGCTTACTGCAGTGTGGTTGGGGAGAAGCTTCAGTTCTGTCTGAGTGCAGCACCGACAGCCATGGCTACAGCAGATCCTTGGAAATATACTGTCTGTATAGCTCCATTGGAGCTGCAG CTTCATCTACGCATGCAAGAAGCTAAAGATGAGGTCAAGGTAAGCTGGGAAGTGTCCCACCTGGAGATGGAGGAGCTGCAGGTGAAGCCCACTTTCACACAG GACAATGCCAACAGTTGCAGTGTAGCAGCtataaaggagcagctgaggCAGCTTTTGTGTGTGACGCATCCCTCTGTGTTGCTGAGCTGCAGGCCTGCTCAGGCCTCAGAGGTCAAG GAACCCCACAATAAAGTGGCATCACCCCCAAAGCCCCCACGCGCCCATGACTGGAAGCTGCTGGTGAAAAATATCCGCGTCACACTCGACCAGGAGGAAGATGCTGCAG GCAGTGTGAatcctctgtgtgtgctgcagtTAGATGATCCGCCACAGAGGTTTAACACTTctgttttgaagaaaacaaCCAGTCCTGCCTGGGACCAGCCGTTTATTTT TGAATTGAATGGACGATCAAAGGAGCTCAGTATTCAGTTGATGAATAAtgaacaacctccagagg ATTCCTTACTTGGTCAGGTGTTGGTGCCTGTTGATCTTGTGAAGAAGCACCCGAAAGGACAGCAAACATTTGCACTCAAGACCAAAGATGTAGTGACTGGATCACTGACTACTGAC TTTACTTACTTGGAGCCCAGTGAGGTGAGGTCTTGGCAGCCTCCTACCCCAGCCTCCAATAAGAGGGTGGAGATGGACCGCACAGTCATGCCCTGTGGCACAGTCGTTACCACCATCACAGCGGTGAAGAGCAAGCCGGGTCGACCACTCCCACTCAATATAG ATTCTGCCCAGAAGGCCGTCGTCAACAAGTCCAAGCTGGTGGAGCGTCGCGTTTCAGAGCAGGTGTCTATGCTAGGGGGCACCGTCAGTAAGGCCCTGTCCTCCTCTGACACCGAGCTGTTGATGCTCAACGGAGCAGATCCCGTGGCTGAAGCCGCCATTAGACAACTCCACCAGTCTGCCAAGCAGAAGCTGAAGTCCCCAGTGAAGAAGAGTACCATCATCATCTCGGGCATCGCCAAA ACGCCCTTGTCTCAGGATGACGAGTTGGCTCTGATGGCTGGTTATGCTGCAGCGATGGATGCATCAATGTCAGAGAGCAGTTCTACTCAGGATGTGACCACAGCGATCGCATCAGGGACCAGTAGCCCTCCAGATACGTCAGAGCTCCAGGAAGCCCCCAGAGGGGAAGGCCGGCCTCCGGAGGACTGGGAGAGCCAAACTGGCGAGGAACAAGACAACACTTCTCTgtccatgtgtgtgtctgaggcgAGCTGCAAGAAGAGCAGAG AGGAAAGCAGTGCTAAGCACGCATTATGTCGTGATGA GCAGCTTCCTGCAGAAGAGTGCCAAGCTCTTCTTCCGACGGCGTCACCAGCGCAAAGACCCGGGAATGAGCCAGTCACATAA
- the zbtb21 gene encoding zinc finger and BTB domain-containing protein 21: MESLVHYSNPSHALSLLGALNEQRLRGQMCDVVLVVAEQRYQAHKSVLAASSEYFQSLFSRMDADSLAVVNLDFCEPDAFEIVLNYIYSSSLFVDKSSLAAIQELGYSLGIPFLTNIVSTRPHASYCVSRKRLSFSEGDENDMHTRSVIVCRVRNDTAHASRSHYQRKISERSTSPHSTRGSIRPPPEHNSYESIRNSESCRKSPEQSEPLERKYASILKGNSSHLTSVRPQLTSSVSFSDAEVQHIRLQSGPDQDDKEENEERESHYNTKVPFQSQASEPSQTIDRSGPLIKSLLRRSLSMDSPVPVFSPTLELKELQNRDQSVVQMASKTSVPETSTHNGNSKRTSPLVLRSKYTGRYDGETQVERGVSVKAEPSSPLADPMDIVRITVGDSLPVNLKDFQTNYDQCSREDLNPVGKRKDRPDNRRYPLKKSKLFKEHALSVDMTMSKTVPQHASNDPNEDSGESPQNKIFKCWNCLKVFRSGAGLHRHVNMYHNPEKPYACDICHKRFHTNFKVWTHCQTQHGVVQNPASSSSSSVLDEKFQKKLIDIVREREIKKALLWKLKRNKQGLQSPALAKKRSRPSSICPYCGKVFVFQSQYRQHLRTHPAEKADQDTARESILYQEQDEIIQQKNPDTGVYSCRLCNMKLSSLLEQGDHERGCRHATVCPYCGLRFSSPVVKKDHEAHCKYKKLTCLECMRTFKSSFSIWRHQVEVHNHNMMTVKDQILLKQQENNEEASEMLKEEHYSDEPLTCESTRENISYSDSSGPPMYDSEDSSSYVPEDLSMGHHGKLVVKEEPLEEAVSDRDNPDAAKTGLEEPGVWPCEKCGNLFSSRKDLERHQELLCHIKPFICHICNKAFRTNFRLWSHFQSHMSTANEPGAKEIDRHPSPLTPSPPLTPSERPSPQASVLISTQAAPAAAAATLTEESSSPDPCNSSVSKTKRPELERQTSSQSPLSRSNSVENPGGPQESDTLFYHAPSLSALTFKRQYMCKLCHRTFKTAFSLWSHEQSHSHI; this comes from the coding sequence aTGGAGAGCCTAGTGCATTACAGTAACCCCTCCCATGCCCTGTCATTGCTGGGGGCTCTGAATGAGCAGCGGCTACGGGGACAAATGTGTGATGTGGTCCTGGTTGTGGCAGAGCAGAGGTACCAGGCTCATAAGAGTGTTCTGGCTGCCAGCAGTGAGTATTTCCAGTCCCTTTTCTCACGGATGGACGCAGACTCACTGGCAGTTGTAAACCTGGACTTCTGTGAGCCCGACGCCTTTGAGATCGTTTTGAATTACATTTACTCCTCCTCACTCTTTGTGGACAAAAGCAGCCTGGCGGCCATTCAAGAGCTGGGATATAGCCTTGGAATCCCTTTCCTCACCAACATTGTGTCAACAAGGCCACATGCATCCTACTGTGTGTCTAGAAAAAGGCTTTCGTTCTCAGAGGGGGATGAGAATGATATGCACACAAGGAGTGTCATTGTGTGTCGGGTCCGGAATGACACAGCCCATGCCTCTCGCTCACATTATCAGAGAAAAATATCTGAGAGATCAACATCTCCCCACTCTACTCGAGGGTCCATTCGGCCTCCACCAGAACACAATTCGTATGAATCGATCAGAAACTCTGAATCCTGCAGGAAATCCCCTGAACAGAGTGAACCTCTGGAGAGGAAGTATGCCTCCATTTTAAAAGGGAATTCATCACATCTTACATCAGTGAGGCCTCAGCTCACATCATCAGTATCTTTTAGTGATGCTGAAGTGCAGCACATCAGGCTGCAGTCTGGTCCTGACCAGGATGATAAAGAGGAGAATGAGGAGCGGGAGTCCCACTATAATACCAAAGTGCCCTTTCAGAGTCAGGCTAGTGAGCCAAGCCAGACCATTGACAGGAGTGGGCCACTGATAAAAAGCCTACTCAGGAGGTCATTATCCATGGATAGCCCCGTTCCAGTCTTCTCGCCCACACTGGAGCTCAAGGAGCTGCAGAATCGAGATCAGTCAGTTGTACAAATGGCATCAAAAACGTCTGTGCCAGAAACGTCCACCCACAACGGCAACTCAAAAAGAACATCTCCTCTGGTTCTCAGGTCAAAGTACACCGGCAGGTATGATGGAGAAACTCAGGTAGAAAGAGGGGTCAGTGTGAAAGCTGAGCCTAGCAGTCCACTTGCTGACCCCATGGACATTGTACGCATCACAGTTGGAGATTCTTTGCCAGTTAATCTTAAAGACTTTCAAACAAATTATGACCAGTGTTCCAGGGAAGACTTAAATCCTGTGGGGAAAAGAAAGGACAGGCCAGATAACAGACGATACCCATTAAAGAAGAGCAAATTATTTAAAGAACATGCCCTCTCAGTTGACATGACTATGTCAAAAACGGTACCTCAGCATGCCAGCAATGACCCTAATGAGGACAGTGGGGAGTCACCTCAGAACAAGATTTTCAAATGCTGGAATTGTTTAAAGGTTTTCCGGTCCGGTGCTGGACTTCATCGTCATGTGAATATGTATCACAACCCGGAAAAGCCGTATGCTTGTGACATCTGCCACAAGCGTTTTCATACCAACTTCAAAGTGTGGACGCACTGCCAAACTCAGCATGGTGTAGTACAAAACCCAGCATCATCCTCCAGCTCCTCCGTTTTGGATGAGAAATTTCAAAAGAAGTTAATAGAtattgtgagagagagagaaataaagaaagcGTTGCTTTGGAAGCTAAAGAGGAATAAGCAGGGTTTGCAGTCTCCTGCACTTGCAAAAAAAAGATCAAGGCCCAGCTCCATATGTCCATATTGTGGCAAGGTATTTGTGTTCCAGTCTCAGTACAGGCAGCATTTGAGGACACATCCTGCTGAAAAAGCTGACCAGGACACAGCGAGGGAGAGCATCCTCTACCAGGAACAGGATGAGATCATTCAACAGAAGAACCCTGACACGGGGGTTTACTCCTGTAGACTTTGTAATATGAAGCTGTCATCACTTTTGGAACAGGGTGACCACGAGCGAGGCTGTCGCCATGCAACCGTGTGCCCTTACTGTGGCCTCCGATTCTCAAGTCCAGTTGTCAAGAAGGACCACGAGGCACATTGCAAGTACAAGAAACTGACATGCCTGGAATGTATGCGCACCTTCAAATCCTCCTTCAGCATATGGCGCCATCAGGTGGAGGTTCACAACCACAATATGATGACTGTTAAAGACCAGATTCTCCTGAAGCAACAAGAGAACAACGAAGAGGCATCTGAAATGCTAAAGGAGGAACATTACAGTGATGAGCCTCTAACATGTGAGAGCACAAGAGAGAACATCAGTTATAGTGATTCCTCAGGTCCACCTATGTATGATTCTGAAGACTCCTCATCCTATGTGCCTGAAGACCTGAGCATGGGCCACCACGGCAAGCTGGTAGTGAAGGAAGAGCCATTAGAAGAGGCTGTGAGTGACAGGGACAACCCAGATGCTGCCAAAACCGGCCTGGAAGAACCCGGTGTGTGGCCATGCGAGAAATGCGGAAATCTTTTCAGCTCTCGCAAAGACCTGGAACGACACCAGGAGCTGCTATGCCACATCAAACCATTCATCTGTCACATCTGCAACAAAGCCTTCAGGACCAACTTCCGCCTTTGGAGCCACTTCCAGTCCCACATGTCGACTGCTAATGAACCCGGAGCCAAAGAGATCGACAGACACCCCTCACCTCTGACCCCTTCCCCTCCACTTACCCCTTCAGAACGTCCCTCCCCACAGGCATCTGTGCTCATATCTACTCAGGCGGCACCAGCCGCCGCTGCAGCAACGTTGACTGAGGAGTCCAGCAGCCCAGATCCCTGCAACTCATCGGTAAGCAAGACCAAGAGGCCTGAACTGGAACGGCAAACCAGCAGCCAAAGCCCTCTATCAAGGTCAAACAGCGTGGAGAATCCAGGTGGCCCTCAGGAATCAGACACACTCTTTTACCATGCACCGTCTCTCTCTGCCCTGACATTTAAGAGGCAGTACATGTGTAAACTCTGCCACAGGACCTTCAAGACGGCTTTCAGTCTGTGGAGCCATGAGCAGAGTCACAGCCACATATAA
- the c2cd2 gene encoding C2 domain-containing protein 2 isoform X1 yields the protein MSDLESSSSYFGLEDPRWLCMVTLFIASLVTLILYFIQYFQHKIVGNKQGAAEEDNAAAEEEEAAALLGWALSLKSWKSQWRRAWCRALNDETRKREGAFLLTFEEDGLEASDLRVSKVSSFQKSASNKAAYCSVVGEKLQFCLSAAPTAMATADPWKYTVCIAPLELQLHLRMQEAKDEVKVSWEVSHLEMEELQVKPTFTQDNANSCSVAAIKEQLRQLLCVTHPSVLLSCRPAQASEVKEPHNKVASPPKPPRAHDWKLLVKNIRVTLDQEEDAAGSVNPLCVLQLDDPPQRFNTSVLKKTTSPAWDQPFIFELNGRSKELSIQLMNNEQPPEDSLLGQVLVPVDLVKKHPKGQQTFALKTKDVVTGSLTTDFTYLEPSEVRSWQPPTPASNKRVEMDRTVMPCGTVVTTITAVKSKPGRPLPLNIDSAQKAVVNKSKLVERRVSEQVSMLGGTVSKALSSSDTELLMLNGADPVAEAAIRQLHQSAKQKLKSPVKKSTIIISGIAKTPLSQDDELALMAGYAAAMDASMSESSSTQDVTTAIASGTSSPPDTSELQEAPRGEGRPPEDWESQTGEEQDNTSLSMCVSEASCKKSRGSFLQKSAKLFFRRRHQRKDPGMSQSHNDLVYLESPAAVERASRTATLSRMLNRKSKSKANGSTSVGEPHA from the exons ATGTCCGACTTAGAAAGTTCCAGTTCATATTTTGGCTTGGAGGATCCGCGGTGGCTATGTATGGTCACATTGTTTATCGCTTCCCTGGTTACTCTTATACTGTATTTCATACAGTACTTCCAACATAAGATTGTAGGAAATAAGCAGGGAGCAGCAGAAGAGGACAATGCTGCggcagaagaggaggaagccGCCGCTCTGCTGGGATGGGCGCTGTCACTGAAAAGCTGGAAGAGTCAGTGGAGAAGAGCTTGGTGCAGGGCTTTGAATGACGAGACAAGGAAGCGAGAG GGTGCCTTTCTGTTGACATTTGAAGAGGACGGCCTTGAGGCGTCGGACCTCAGGGTTAGCAAAGTGTCCAGCTTTCAGAAGTCTGCCAGCAACAAG GCCGCTTACTGCAGTGTGGTTGGGGAGAAGCTTCAGTTCTGTCTGAGTGCAGCACCGACAGCCATGGCTACAGCAGATCCTTGGAAATATACTGTCTGTATAGCTCCATTGGAGCTGCAG CTTCATCTACGCATGCAAGAAGCTAAAGATGAGGTCAAGGTAAGCTGGGAAGTGTCCCACCTGGAGATGGAGGAGCTGCAGGTGAAGCCCACTTTCACACAG GACAATGCCAACAGTTGCAGTGTAGCAGCtataaaggagcagctgaggCAGCTTTTGTGTGTGACGCATCCCTCTGTGTTGCTGAGCTGCAGGCCTGCTCAGGCCTCAGAGGTCAAG GAACCCCACAATAAAGTGGCATCACCCCCAAAGCCCCCACGCGCCCATGACTGGAAGCTGCTGGTGAAAAATATCCGCGTCACACTCGACCAGGAGGAAGATGCTGCAG GCAGTGTGAatcctctgtgtgtgctgcagtTAGATGATCCGCCACAGAGGTTTAACACTTctgttttgaagaaaacaaCCAGTCCTGCCTGGGACCAGCCGTTTATTTT TGAATTGAATGGACGATCAAAGGAGCTCAGTATTCAGTTGATGAATAAtgaacaacctccagagg ATTCCTTACTTGGTCAGGTGTTGGTGCCTGTTGATCTTGTGAAGAAGCACCCGAAAGGACAGCAAACATTTGCACTCAAGACCAAAGATGTAGTGACTGGATCACTGACTACTGAC TTTACTTACTTGGAGCCCAGTGAGGTGAGGTCTTGGCAGCCTCCTACCCCAGCCTCCAATAAGAGGGTGGAGATGGACCGCACAGTCATGCCCTGTGGCACAGTCGTTACCACCATCACAGCGGTGAAGAGCAAGCCGGGTCGACCACTCCCACTCAATATAG ATTCTGCCCAGAAGGCCGTCGTCAACAAGTCCAAGCTGGTGGAGCGTCGCGTTTCAGAGCAGGTGTCTATGCTAGGGGGCACCGTCAGTAAGGCCCTGTCCTCCTCTGACACCGAGCTGTTGATGCTCAACGGAGCAGATCCCGTGGCTGAAGCCGCCATTAGACAACTCCACCAGTCTGCCAAGCAGAAGCTGAAGTCCCCAGTGAAGAAGAGTACCATCATCATCTCGGGCATCGCCAAA ACGCCCTTGTCTCAGGATGACGAGTTGGCTCTGATGGCTGGTTATGCTGCAGCGATGGATGCATCAATGTCAGAGAGCAGTTCTACTCAGGATGTGACCACAGCGATCGCATCAGGGACCAGTAGCCCTCCAGATACGTCAGAGCTCCAGGAAGCCCCCAGAGGGGAAGGCCGGCCTCCGGAGGACTGGGAGAGCCAAACTGGCGAGGAACAAGACAACACTTCTCTgtccatgtgtgtgtctgaggcgAGCTGCAAGAAGAGCAGAG GCAGCTTCCTGCAGAAGAGTGCCAAGCTCTTCTTCCGACGGCGTCACCAGCGCAAAGACCCGGGAATGAGCCAGTCACATAATGACCTGGTTTATCTGGAGTCTCCGGCCGCAGTGGAGCGTGCCAGCCGAACAGCCACGCTTAGCCGCATGCTCAACCGCAAGAGTAAGAGTAAAGCCAACGGCTCTACCTCTGTGGGGGAGCCACATGCGTGA
- the atg101 gene encoding autophagy-related protein 101, giving the protein MNCRSEVLEVTVEARQVEEAMLALLHTILLHRSTGKFHYKKEGTYSIGTVGTQDIDCDFIDFTFVRVSSEELDRMIRKAVSEFKDALSNSGSDGMGQISLEFYQKKKSRWPFSDECIPWEVWSIKVNVVNLANEQERQICREKVGEKLGEKVINVVEVINRHEYLPKMPTQSEVDNVFDTSLKDVQPYLYKITYQITDSLGTSVSTTMRRLIKDTLAL; this is encoded by the exons ATGAATTGTCGCTCGGAAGTTCTGGAGGTAACTGTGGAGGCGAGGCAGGTGGAAGAAGCTATGCTGGCTCTGCTGCACACAATTTTACTGCATCGCAGCACCGGGAAATTTCACTACAAAAAGGAGGGCACCTATTCCATCGGCACCGTGGGCACACAAGATATCGACTGCGACTTCATAGATTTCACCTTCGTCAGGGTGTCCTCAGAGGAGCTGGACAGGATGATAAGGAAAGCGGTATCTGAGTTCAAG GATGCCTTGAGCAACTCGGGCAGCGACGGGATGGGACAGATCTCCCTGGAGTTCTACCAGAAAAAGAAGTCACGCTGGCCTTTTTCTGACGAGTGCATTCCTTGGGAAGTGTGGAGCATCAAGGTGAATGTGGTCAACCTGGCCAATGAGCAGGAGAGACAGATATGCAGGGAGAAAGTGGGTGAGAAGCTGGGTGAGAAGGTGATCAATGTCGTTGAGGTCATAAATCGCCATGAATATCTGCCAAAGATGCCCACCCAGTCAGAAGTGGACAATGTGTTTGACACCAGTCTCAAAGATGTCCAGCCATACCTCTACAAGATCACATACCAGATCACTGACTCACTGGGTACTTCTGTTAGCACCACTATGAGAAGGCTGATTAAGGATACACTAGCATTGTGA